The following coding sequences are from one Triticum dicoccoides isolate Atlit2015 ecotype Zavitan chromosome 4A, WEW_v2.0, whole genome shotgun sequence window:
- the LOC119284003 gene encoding uncharacterized protein LOC119284003, translating into FADRFCSFALSAWSGTHACNIKIGINGFGRIGRLVTRVALQSDDVELVAVNDPFITTEYMTTHGVDGDDIRRTQVLVGNMALSCSRRRDAPRHRPCHAPLLPRQPSCPARVRRVQLGHDHEPLPEGLVLLLDVGLSMHRLAFHRSDKVGVVLFGTKGLFLDLWHAEPAGGCFFRGKEEMFKKKVPEADAAETIANGMLVIYSHVGRHL; encoded by the exons TTTGCTGATCGATTTTGCTCTTTTGCTCTTTCTGCGTGGTCTGGGACGCATGCATGCAATATTAAGATCGGAATCAACG GTTTCGGAAGGATCGGGAGGCTCGTCACCAGGGTTGCCCTCCAGAGCGATGATGTCGAGCTCGTCGCCGTCAACGATCCCTTCATCACCACTGAGTACATG ACTACCCATGGCGTGGATGGTGACGACATCAGGAGGACGCAAGTTCTGGTCGGAAACATGGCCTTATCCTGCTCGAGGAGGAGGGACGCACCTAGGCACCGGCCCTGTCATGCTCCTCTGCTTCCAAGGCAACCAAGTTGCCCTGCCCGAGTTCGACGAGTCCAGCTCGGCCATGACCATGAACCGCTCCCA GAGGGGCTGGTTCTGCTGCTGGATGTCGGCCTGTCGATGCACCGG CTGGCTTTTCATAGGAGCGACAAGGTTGGCGTTGTCCTGTTTGGAACTAAAGGACTGTTCCTGGATTTGTG GCACGCCGAGCCTGCTGGCGGATGCTTCTTCAGGGGCAAAGAAGAAATGTTCAAGAAGAAGGTGCCCGAAGCTGATGCCGCG GAGACCATTGCTAATGGCATGCTTGTAATATATTCTCATGTTGGTCGTCATCTGTGA